In Amia ocellicauda isolate fAmiCal2 chromosome 3, fAmiCal2.hap1, whole genome shotgun sequence, the DNA window ACGTCAGAGTGTCGTCGGCGGCGTGTCTTCGTACCAACAGGGCTCCCAGCGGGCGTGTGAGACCCAAATCCACATCGGACGCTTGCCTGGAGCGCTGGACCTCGTTTGAGGCCAGCGACCCCGAGGACTGGACCACCTCCCTTCTGACCAGGGGACGCAACCGGCAGCCACTGGTCCTGGGAGACAACAGCTTTGCAGACTTGATTGAGAACTGGATGGACCTACCGGATTGCCCAGACCCAGTAGAACTGAAGCCGAACCCAGGGAGACGTGTGGCCAAAGACTTTTTGTTGAACATGAGGCGCAAACTGTCTGGGATGTCAAAGAGCACAGACGGGCGGGGGAAAGCTGTGGACGCCACAAGAGCACACAGGACTGGAGCTTCCAATCGCCTCTCTTGTCCAGTGGGTTTCCAGGGCCGAGTGCCTTTCTTCCACCAGTCTCACACAGGACTGCATGAAATGGGAACAGACTTTTACCAGTTTACTGAACTCATGAAAACGGGCAGCCGGCAGCCAATCATCTGCAATGACATCATTGGGTATATCTGAAAGACTTCACAGCTACATCCTCATCAGTTCTCAGTGCATTACTTCACCTttgacagtattttattttatgtatttcatatcTGTTTTGATAATaaagcattattttttttactaaagaaaaggGCTTTTGTTGGTCATTGTGATGTATTTATCTTTAATGaagatgtgtttatatataatataatcctTCTACTTCCCAGCTTCTTTCAGGATCTCCACTATGGTGGTTTTcccattgtttttctttatgacCACATACACACCATGGCTGTCCTATTTTAGCTTTCAAtcgataaaaaatatattgtcctCAATCAGATGCTCTGGATTGATAGGCTTTATTATGAAATTGTGATCAAGCAAAATACTTCAGCCGAAAATGTGGTTTTATAATGGCAATTCTTGTGGATCtagaaaataaacattgaaaacTATTAAGCCAACTTCCAATAAGCTTTACATTATATATGGATTAGAAACGGCTGTAGAGGGTATATAAATAAACTTTAGAAAAAGGTGGACAGTGCTACTTAGTCCTTTTTTTTTATactatattttactttatacaGTACAATCTGCCAGTTATAAGCCAGATGTTCTACAGGGTTA includes these proteins:
- the LOC136736585 gene encoding PAK4-inhibitor inka2, whose protein sequence is MLCLRDSGDCLREQMQCVMKTLQDLKQMRGGYQVPTRPTLAAVRGCQQRVMQRERLARLRISEVSESSTYDSACCLATTVEEETGSRLAEGSPSSEKSLEFDSGYSEASWQDDVVVLRRSRNVRVSSAACLRTNRAPSGRVRPKSTSDACLERWTSFEASDPEDWTTSLLTRGRNRQPLVLGDNSFADLIENWMDLPDCPDPVELKPNPGRRVAKDFLLNMRRKLSGMSKSTDGRGKAVDATRAHRTGASNRLSCPVGFQGRVPFFHQSHTGLHEMGTDFYQFTELMKTGSRQPIICNDIIGYI